A section of the Terriglobales bacterium genome encodes:
- a CDS encoding sigma 54-interacting transcriptional regulator: protein MSANAREAKEKAESRYRTLLDVSAAIAKQPNLEAILRSLRQLLCTVAVFESASLLLLDAAEKAVRLYAFDQGPEFPSFEIGMEVTIAGTALERAIATQSPVNIPDAQSELRKVPELASRVSLSPEHSAYIFPISTSRKKLGALVFASRKREEFTADSFELMTSVASHVAVALESALATDAAESYQRELAEERDRLKLLLDINNYVISKLEINELFRSASASIRKYFGNDFTGFWLVDRQSRYLECAVLDFPGGKGFLTDLPVSEVSDADFEKLRARKPELWSLDEIGKLPSMFSEPLRAESIESLAIAPLATANGPLGVITMGSRRPNSFGVADLDLLSQISTQISLALDNALAYGQLTASKNRLEEERLYLESEIRSEYNFEDIVGKSPALRKVLDQIAIVAPTDSTVLLHGETGTGKELIARAVHSLSPRKDRTFVRLNCAAIPSGLIESELFGHERGAFTGALMQKRGRFELADKGTFFLDEIGDITLDLQPKLLRALQEQEFERLGSTKTIHVDVRLIAATHRDLPTMIRNNQFREDLFYRLNVFPIEIPPLRERREDIPLLVHYFVSRLSRRMQKRIKTIPKHAMEALANAPWPGNVRELENFIERAVILTQSDELKVPIEDLKRSTPQSHNAGSSFHDTERQTILEALKATSGKISGKGGAAERLGLRRTTLQNKMRRLGISRSD from the coding sequence ATGTCAGCCAACGCGCGCGAAGCAAAGGAGAAGGCAGAAAGCAGGTATAGGACCCTGCTCGATGTTTCTGCCGCGATCGCGAAGCAGCCCAATCTCGAAGCGATCCTACGCAGCCTGCGCCAATTGTTATGTACGGTGGCTGTATTTGAGTCAGCCAGTTTGCTCTTGCTCGATGCGGCGGAGAAGGCAGTGCGACTTTACGCTTTTGATCAGGGACCTGAATTTCCCAGCTTTGAAATCGGGATGGAAGTGACAATCGCAGGGACTGCTTTGGAGAGGGCCATCGCGACACAATCTCCGGTTAATATTCCTGATGCGCAGAGTGAGTTGCGAAAGGTCCCGGAGTTGGCGTCGCGAGTATCTTTGAGTCCAGAGCACAGCGCCTATATCTTTCCGATTTCAACTTCCAGAAAGAAACTCGGGGCACTCGTATTTGCGAGTCGCAAGCGAGAGGAATTTACGGCAGACAGTTTCGAGCTGATGACCTCCGTTGCATCGCACGTAGCGGTGGCACTTGAGAGCGCTCTAGCAACGGACGCGGCAGAGTCATACCAACGCGAGTTGGCGGAGGAACGGGATCGCCTCAAGCTCTTGCTCGACATCAACAACTATGTGATCTCAAAGTTGGAGATCAATGAACTGTTCCGCTCCGCTTCGGCTTCGATACGGAAGTACTTTGGGAACGACTTCACTGGATTCTGGCTGGTCGACAGACAATCACGATACCTGGAATGCGCTGTCCTCGACTTTCCGGGAGGTAAAGGCTTCCTGACTGATCTTCCCGTTTCGGAAGTTAGCGACGCTGATTTTGAGAAGTTACGTGCGCGGAAACCTGAGTTGTGGTCGCTCGATGAGATTGGAAAGCTCCCATCGATGTTTAGCGAGCCTCTGCGGGCCGAGTCAATAGAGTCGCTCGCCATCGCTCCTTTAGCCACAGCCAACGGTCCACTCGGAGTCATCACGATGGGGAGCAGACGGCCGAATAGTTTCGGGGTAGCGGATCTTGATCTGCTTTCTCAGATCAGCACGCAAATCTCACTTGCCCTGGATAATGCGCTTGCATACGGCCAACTGACTGCTTCTAAGAATCGCCTAGAGGAGGAGCGGCTCTACCTCGAATCGGAAATTCGGTCCGAATACAACTTCGAAGACATCGTCGGCAAGAGTCCCGCTCTTCGGAAGGTGCTCGATCAAATTGCGATTGTGGCTCCCACGGATTCGACGGTACTCCTGCACGGCGAAACCGGTACGGGCAAGGAGCTGATCGCGCGTGCCGTGCACAGCCTGAGCCCGAGAAAAGACCGAACTTTTGTTCGCCTGAATTGTGCTGCCATTCCGTCGGGTCTGATAGAGAGCGAGCTGTTCGGGCACGAAAGAGGCGCGTTTACAGGCGCCCTAATGCAGAAGCGCGGACGATTTGAACTTGCGGACAAAGGTACCTTTTTTCTCGATGAGATCGGGGACATCACGCTGGACCTCCAACCAAAACTGCTGCGCGCCCTGCAGGAGCAGGAGTTTGAGCGCCTCGGCAGTACGAAGACAATTCACGTTGACGTTCGCCTTATCGCCGCGACGCACCGCGATCTGCCGACCATGATCAGAAACAATCAGTTCCGAGAAGATCTGTTTTACCGCCTGAACGTCTTCCCGATAGAAATACCGCCGCTGCGCGAGAGACGGGAAGACATTCCACTGCTCGTGCACTACTTCGTTTCGCGCTTGTCACGGCGAATGCAGAAGCGCATCAAAACAATTCCAAAGCATGCGATGGAAGCGCTCGCGAATGCACCGTGGCCGGGGAATGTCCGCGAACTTGAAAACTTCATTGAGCGTGCGGTCATCCTTACGCAGAGCGATGAACTTAAGGTACCCATCGAAGACCTGAAGAGATCGACACCCCAATCCCATAACGCGGGATCGTCATTCCATGACACCGAGCGCCAAACCATACTTGAGGCGCTGAAAGCAACGTCGGGGAAAATCTCTGGAAAGGGTGGGGCGGCCGAGCGCCTCGGCCTCAGGCGTACGACGCTGCAGAACAAGATGCGCCGACTCGGGATCAGCCGATCGGACTAG